The Cucurbita pepo subsp. pepo cultivar mu-cu-16 chromosome LG05, ASM280686v2, whole genome shotgun sequence nucleotide sequence TgtcacaaaatcaaaatcataaacaGCATAGCGGCAATCGTTGTCGGGCAGAGCAGCAGTGAAATCTTCATAGCTCTCAGCAGGATTGCCAATCTTGTCAACCACCacctcccttttcttttcatcaacCTTAAAGATCACATATCtatacattttctttctctgtaGTTCAGAAAATGTCTTCTTGGTGTGTTCATTCACACCCATTGCAGATAAAGTGTTTTGCTGTAAAGGTAGTTCAGTTCACAAATGtcaaaacaaccaaacaaGTAGCAGCAAGATTTAAAGCATGTGAATAGCTCAAAGAAAATGGTGCCAACAAAGTAAAAATCCTCAGCAAAATACACCAGCAGACGTCCTTTAAATTGAACCATGGGATCTATAGTATTGTT carries:
- the LOC111795576 gene encoding actin-depolymerizing factor-like, with the translated sequence MSFRGLRRQNTLSAMGVNEHTKKTFSELQRKKMYRYVIFKVDEKKREVVVDKIGNPAESYEDFTAALPDNDCRYAVYDFDFVTSDNCQKSKIFFIAWSPASSRIRAKMLYATSKDNFRHELDGIHYEIQATDPAEMDLEVIRDRAQ